In a genomic window of Nostoc sp. UHCC 0870:
- a CDS encoding non-ribosomal peptide synthetase, whose product MNISTSQKRELLAKLLQQKVTKQHFPLSFAQKRLWFLDKLQPGLSVYNLPAALRLTGNLDVTHLEQSLQSIVLRHEILRTSFAVVNDEPVQNIAANVKLNLPLVDLRELSPENQESQVIQQAKLLTEQPFQLTELPLLRVALLQLSDTEFVLILVMHHIITDYWSFRVLVRELISLYQGQTLTKLPIQFADFATWQQKWLQSEARTIQLSYWQEQLKNYPRELSLPTDYSRKAIQTFRGARLFFTLSSELSEQLRQLSQQHNATLFMTLLTAFNILLYRYSGQDDILVGSTVTSRDRSEIANLIGLFVNNLIFRTNLSSKPSFIELLNQVKETVLGALSHQDLPFEDLVEQLQPERNLSQNPLFQVMFVLHNTPHQTISLPGLKIEPLETEHSTSRFDISLDMYEAPSGLRGTWEYSTELFEQATIERLNEHFQTLLSGIVANPAQSINELSLLTAKEQNLLTEWNDTFTEIPELTVYELFRQQVTKKPDKIAVIFGDNSLTYQQLEQAACELATYLQNIGLKAETRVGICCDRSLEMVISLLAVHKAGGAYVPLDPSYPQERLQFIINDSQISILLTQHSLLNNLPEHSAEIICLDNSQQIPSSPPYTPTPPHPYTPPHSEQLAYLIYTSGSTGTPKGVQILHRSLSNFLTAMSKAPGLTAADNLLAVTTLAFDIAALEIFLPLIVGACLVLVEREVLLDGERLAQAIAQHQITVMQATPATWRLLLASGWEGKQDLKILCGGEALDHTLAQQLLSCTQEVWNLYGPTETTIWSAAQKLSIDEPVTIGHPIANTQFYVLDEHLQQVPIGVPGELYISGAGVARGYWQRPDLTAERFLIKTLPLCASAPLREYTLYKTGDRVRYLRDGKLEYLGRLDYQVKIRGFRIELGEIEAVITQHPQVSQALVTMREDEPGEQRLVAYIVPCCPESNLPHPNPSLIKGREIDNSPVSPLYKGGLRGVNPEYNGVGWVHDLQQFLASKLPKYMIPGVFVPLTALPLTPNGKVDRKALPTPNTQALVHETPRTPTEEVLASIWATVLGVESVGIEDNFFDLGGHSLLATRLISQVRQVFGVELPLRHLFESPRIGDLARVIAQSHRESSPLLPIPRTGNLPLSFAQQRFWILAQLEPDSPFYNIPLAVQIRGDIDLDSLQRSFTEVVRRQEILRANFLNVDGQPVLRIADVCDVKIPVIDLQGLPEFEQQQQVKELARTQAQQAFDLAGLLWRVRLVRLGEGNQVLLLTLHHIIADAWSLGLLVREVFRAKAQRRKGKKERKDTQVQYVDFAFWQRERLQGRVLEEHLQYWRGRLESAPVMLELPTDYPRPAVQSFRGAVYGFGLSGELTQGLRGLSRRYHSTLFMTLLAVWNVLLSRYSGDDDIVVGSPVANRNRVETEGLIGCFANTLALRTDLSGNPSFAGLLSRVRATALGAYAHQDLPFEQLVDVLQPVRSLSHSPIFQVMLVLQNLPLPDLDMGGIEWQVIEADSGTAKFDLTWFVSETAQGLSCKLEYNTDLFAATKIERLAGHLETLLQAVVLNPEQHINDLPLLTTFEQQQLAQWNTTQRQYPQQCLHELFETQVKQTPERIAVIWGEEQLTYDELNTKANQLACHLQNLGVQPETPVGICVDRSLDMIIGLLAILKAGGAYVPLDPTYPEARLALIIQDAQMQVLLTQQKQLTKLPPLEIPIVCLDTNTPPVLSDSLPLASYGIHTSRITPLNPPLERGETGESSSLPFIRGGLGRGVKPANLAYIIYTSGTTGIPKGVAITHQSPVTLMYWAREVYSQAELTGVLASTSICFDLSVFEIFVPLSWGGCVILADNALQLPELLAASQVRLINTVPSAARELLRLNGIPASVQTVNLAGEPLPKSLVDALYQQSTIEKVYNLYGPSEDTTYSTFALIPRNSPQAPTIGKPIANTQVYILDQNLQPVPVGVPGEIYLSGTGLARGYWKRPELTDERFINWGIGNSQLYKTGDRARYLPDGNIEYLGRLDHQVKLRGFRIELGEIEAVLNQHPEVTQAVAIVRNDTPEHNRLVAYVVPKSHIEAAELRQFLAAKLPAYMLPTAFVILETLPLTANGKVDRHTLPIPDLSPVTTTTTAPRTPIEQQLINIWTQVLGVESLGIHDNFFSLGGDSILAIQAVAKANQQGLALRPRQMFQYQTVAELAAIVDTDTTLSSEQTPVTGQVPLTPIQQWFFDQNLVDAHHWNQAILLEVHQSLNPHYLRQAIDQLLAHHDGLRSRFQQTPDGWRQEILSIEEINQTSYFYHVDISNNDEKTPLSLTPLHPYTPTPYFQESFNLETPPLLRVAYFDNGETQNHRLLIIFHHLIIDGISWRLFLEDLQLAYQQLSQSQEIQLPPKTTSYQQWANKLQEYTWSADLQPAFNYWTSPTWQKIPPLPVDYAPGSNTMADVDTYSTFLSVTDTQALLQEVPQAYRTQINDVLLTALALTFQTWTGENRLLVELEGHGREDLFPSINLSRTMGWFTSLFPVLLNINPSADLGISLKSVKEQLRQIPDRGISYGLLRYLASPTVRDTLKAIPLPQVRFNYLGQSDQIFSKNSLFTPASESIGHSRSPRGKRNTLIEINSIVTGGKLRCDWTYSQKLHHRQTITTLADNYQKILHSLIQHCLTPEISGFTPSDFPQMDFTQDELDKLLGEL is encoded by the coding sequence ATGAATATTTCCACATCCCAAAAACGCGAACTATTAGCGAAACTACTACAACAAAAAGTCACCAAACAACATTTCCCCCTTTCTTTTGCTCAAAAAAGATTGTGGTTTCTCGATAAATTACAGCCAGGATTATCAGTTTATAACCTACCTGCGGCTTTGCGGTTGACGGGTAATCTCGATGTCACGCACCTAGAGCAAAGTTTACAGTCAATCGTGTTACGTCATGAGATTTTACGCACCAGTTTCGCTGTAGTTAATGATGAACCTGTACAGAATATTGCTGCAAACGTCAAACTAAATCTACCTTTAGTTGATTTGCGGGAATTATCACCAGAAAATCAAGAATCACAAGTCATACAGCAAGCCAAATTACTCACGGAACAGCCGTTTCAACTTACAGAACTGCCTTTATTACGTGTTGCGTTACTACAACTGAGTGATACTGAATTTGTATTGATTTTGGTGATGCACCACATCATTACAGATTACTGGTCATTTCGTGTTTTGGTGCGAGAATTAATATCACTTTATCAAGGGCAAACCTTAACAAAATTACCAATTCAATTTGCAGATTTTGCAACTTGGCAACAAAAATGGCTGCAAAGTGAAGCTAGGACAATTCAATTATCATACTGGCAAGAACAACTGAAAAATTATCCCCGTGAATTGTCTCTCCCTACAGATTATTCACGCAAAGCTATACAGACTTTTAGAGGTGCGCGACTATTTTTTACTTTGTCATCAGAATTATCTGAACAATTGCGACAATTGAGCCAACAGCATAATGCTACGCTGTTTATGACTTTGTTGACAGCATTTAATATCTTATTATATCGCTACAGTGGACAGGATGATATATTAGTTGGTTCTACAGTTACTAGCCGCGATCGCTCAGAAATTGCTAACCTCATCGGGCTATTTGTTAATAATCTCATATTTCGCACTAATTTATCTAGTAAACCCAGTTTTATCGAACTTCTCAACCAAGTAAAAGAAACAGTTTTAGGCGCGTTATCTCATCAAGATTTACCCTTTGAAGATTTAGTAGAACAACTACAACCAGAACGAAATTTAAGTCAAAATCCTCTATTTCAGGTAATGTTTGTTCTCCATAACACACCTCATCAAACTATAAGTTTGCCTGGATTAAAAATAGAACCTCTAGAAACAGAACATTCTACATCTCGGTTTGATATCAGCTTAGATATGTACGAAGCTCCAAGCGGTTTAAGGGGAACTTGGGAATACAGTACAGAATTATTTGAACAAGCTACTATTGAAAGGTTAAATGAACATTTCCAAACTTTATTATCTGGCATTGTCGCTAATCCAGCACAATCTATTAATGAATTATCATTACTAACAGCAAAAGAACAAAATTTATTAACAGAATGGAACGATACATTTACAGAAATTCCTGAATTAACAGTTTATGAATTATTCAGGCAACAAGTAACGAAAAAACCAGATAAAATTGCTGTTATTTTTGGTGATAATTCCCTAACTTACCAGCAACTTGAGCAAGCAGCCTGTGAACTAGCAACCTATTTACAGAACATAGGATTAAAAGCAGAAACAAGAGTAGGAATTTGCTGCGATCGCTCTCTAGAAATGGTAATTTCTTTATTAGCAGTCCACAAAGCCGGCGGTGCTTACGTTCCCCTCGACCCCAGCTATCCCCAAGAGCGTTTACAGTTTATAATTAACGATTCACAAATATCAATCTTATTAACTCAACACTCCTTATTAAATAACCTACCAGAACACTCAGCAGAAATCATCTGTTTAGACAACAGTCAACAAATTCCCTCTTCCCCCCCCTACACCCCTACACCCCCACACCCCTACACCCCTCCTCACTCAGAACAACTCGCCTACCTAATCTACACCTCCGGTTCAACCGGCACACCCAAAGGCGTGCAAATTTTGCACAGAAGCTTAAGCAACTTCTTAACTGCAATGTCCAAAGCACCAGGACTCACAGCAGCAGATAACCTCTTAGCTGTCACCACCCTAGCCTTTGACATTGCAGCCTTAGAGATTTTCTTACCCTTAATTGTCGGTGCTTGTTTAGTCTTGGTAGAAAGGGAAGTTCTCCTGGATGGAGAGAGATTAGCACAAGCGATCGCGCAACATCAAATCACCGTCATGCAAGCCACCCCCGCAACTTGGCGATTACTCCTAGCCAGTGGTTGGGAAGGTAAGCAAGACTTAAAAATTCTCTGTGGCGGCGAAGCATTAGATCATACCTTGGCACAACAACTACTATCCTGCACCCAAGAAGTCTGGAACTTATACGGCCCAACAGAAACCACCATTTGGTCAGCAGCCCAGAAACTCAGTATAGATGAACCCGTAACCATCGGTCATCCCATCGCCAACACTCAATTTTACGTCCTCGATGAGCATTTACAACAAGTCCCCATAGGCGTACCCGGAGAATTATATATTAGTGGTGCAGGAGTCGCCAGAGGATATTGGCAACGTCCAGACTTAACAGCAGAAAGATTTCTCATCAAAACTCTTCCTCTCTGCGCCTCTGCGCCTCTGCGTGAATACACCCTATACAAAACAGGCGATCGCGTCCGCTACCTAAGAGATGGTAAACTCGAATACTTAGGGAGACTAGATTATCAAGTCAAGATTCGCGGTTTTCGGATTGAATTAGGAGAAATTGAGGCGGTAATAACACAACATCCCCAAGTATCACAAGCTTTGGTGACTATGCGAGAAGATGAACCAGGAGAACAGCGTTTAGTAGCATATATAGTTCCATGTTGCCCAGAATCAAACTTACCCCACCCCAACCCTTCCCTTATAAAGGGGAGGGAGATAGATAATTCTCCAGTTTCCCCCCTTTATAAGGGGGGATTAAGGGGGGTAAATCCAGAATATAACGGCGTAGGTTGGGTACATGATTTACAGCAATTCCTCGCCAGCAAACTCCCCAAATATATGATTCCTGGGGTATTTGTGCCATTAACAGCCTTACCCCTTACACCCAATGGTAAAGTTGACCGTAAAGCCTTACCTACTCCCAATACTCAAGCACTGGTACATGAAACTCCTCGCACACCAACAGAGGAAGTTTTGGCGAGTATTTGGGCGACGGTGTTGGGTGTCGAGTCGGTGGGTATTGAGGATAATTTCTTTGATTTGGGGGGACATTCCCTGCTGGCGACGCGGTTAATTTCTCAAGTGCGGCAGGTATTTGGTGTAGAGTTACCTTTGCGTCATCTGTTTGAAAGTCCGAGAATTGGGGATTTAGCAAGGGTAATTGCCCAAAGTCATAGGGAAAGTAGCCCCTTATTGCCGATTCCTCGCACTGGTAATTTACCTCTATCCTTTGCCCAGCAACGCTTTTGGATTTTAGCGCAGTTAGAGCCGGATAGTCCTTTTTATAATATTCCTTTGGCGGTGCAAATTCGGGGTGATATTGATTTGGATAGTTTGCAGCGCAGTTTTACGGAAGTGGTGCGGCGACAGGAAATTTTACGGGCGAATTTCTTAAATGTCGATGGACAGCCTGTTTTGAGGATTGCTGATGTTTGTGATGTAAAGATACCAGTGATTGATTTACAGGGATTACCGGAGTTTGAGCAACAGCAGCAGGTGAAGGAGTTGGCGCGAACTCAGGCGCAGCAGGCTTTTGATTTGGCTGGTTTGTTGTGGCGGGTGCGGTTGGTACGATTGGGGGAGGGGAATCAGGTTTTGTTGTTGACTTTGCATCATATTATTGCTGATGCTTGGTCTTTGGGTTTGTTGGTTCGGGAAGTGTTTCGCGCAAAGGCGCAAAGGCGCAAAGGTAAGAAGGAAAGAAAGGATACTCAAGTTCAGTATGTGGATTTTGCTTTTTGGCAGAGGGAGCGGTTGCAGGGGAGGGTTTTGGAGGAGCATTTGCAGTATTGGCGGGGACGGTTGGAGTCTGCGCCGGTGATGTTGGAATTACCGACTGATTACCCCCGTCCGGCTGTACAGTCTTTTCGGGGGGCTGTGTATGGGTTTGGTTTGTCGGGGGAATTGACTCAGGGGTTGAGGGGGTTGAGTCGGCGTTATCACAGCACTTTATTTATGACTTTGTTGGCTGTCTGGAATGTGCTGTTATCTCGTTACAGTGGTGATGATGATATTGTGGTTGGGAGTCCGGTAGCTAATCGCAATCGTGTAGAGACGGAAGGGTTGATTGGTTGTTTTGCTAACACTCTGGCTTTGCGTACTGATTTGAGTGGCAATCCTAGTTTTGCTGGTTTATTGTCACGGGTTCGGGCAACAGCTTTGGGTGCTTATGCCCATCAGGATTTGCCTTTTGAACAATTGGTAGATGTGCTGCAACCAGTGCGATCGCTCAGTCATTCGCCGATTTTTCAAGTGATGTTAGTGTTGCAAAATTTACCTTTGCCAGATTTGGATATGGGGGGCATCGAATGGCAAGTAATTGAGGCGGATAGTGGTACAGCAAAATTTGACTTGACTTGGTTCGTGAGCGAAACTGCTCAGGGGTTAAGTTGTAAGTTGGAATATAATACTGATTTATTCGCAGCCACAAAAATTGAGCGGTTGGCTGGACATCTAGAAACATTATTACAAGCAGTAGTTCTCAATCCCGAACAGCATATTAATGATTTACCGTTATTAACCACTTTTGAACAGCAGCAACTCGCACAATGGAACACCACCCAACGCCAATATCCTCAGCAGTGTTTACATGAATTGTTTGAGACACAGGTAAAACAAACCCCCGAACGAATAGCGGTCATTTGGGGTGAAGAACAGCTAACATACGACGAATTAAACACCAAAGCCAATCAATTAGCCTGTCATCTGCAAAATTTAGGTGTCCAGCCAGAAACGCCTGTGGGAATTTGCGTTGACCGTTCCCTAGATATGATTATCGGCTTATTGGCTATCCTCAAAGCTGGTGGTGCTTACGTTCCCCTAGACCCCACTTATCCCGAAGCCAGATTAGCATTAATTATTCAAGATGCCCAAATGCAGGTGTTACTCACCCAGCAAAAGCAATTAACCAAACTCCCCCCATTAGAAATCCCGATAGTTTGCCTTGATACAAATACCCCACCCGTCCTATCGGACTCCCTCCCCTTAGCAAGCTACGGTATACACACCAGTCGAATTACCCCCCTTAATCCCCCCTTAGAAAGGGGGGAAACCGGAGAATCTAGTTCCCTCCCCTTTATAAGGGGAGGGTTAGGGAGGGGTGTAAAACCAGCCAACCTAGCCTACATCATCTACACCTCCGGCACTACAGGCATTCCCAAAGGTGTGGCAATTACTCACCAAAGTCCAGTTACACTCATGTATTGGGCGCGGGAAGTTTACTCACAAGCAGAATTAACAGGTGTTTTAGCTTCCACCTCAATTTGTTTTGACCTTTCAGTATTTGAAATCTTCGTTCCCCTAAGTTGGGGAGGTTGTGTCATCCTCGCCGATAATGCCTTACAATTACCGGAATTACTAGCCGCCTCACAAGTAAGGTTAATCAATACAGTCCCCTCAGCCGCCAGAGAACTGCTACGTTTAAATGGTATTCCCGCATCAGTGCAGACAGTCAATTTAGCCGGTGAACCGTTACCCAAATCCCTTGTAGACGCACTTTATCAACAATCCACAATTGAGAAAGTATACAATCTCTACGGGCCTTCAGAAGATACTACCTACTCTACCTTTGCCCTGATTCCCCGCAATAGTCCACAAGCTCCGACAATTGGTAAACCCATTGCCAACACTCAAGTTTATATCCTAGACCAAAACCTGCAACCCGTTCCCGTAGGTGTACCCGGTGAAATTTACCTGAGTGGTACAGGGTTAGCAAGAGGTTACTGGAAGCGTCCAGAATTGACGGACGAAAGGTTTATTAATTGGGGAATAGGGAATAGTCAACTTTACAAAACAGGCGATCGCGCTCGTTATCTCCCAGATGGTAATATTGAATATCTGGGGCGTTTGGACCATCAAGTAAAATTGCGCGGTTTTCGCATTGAATTAGGGGAAATCGAAGCGGTACTTAACCAACATCCAGAAGTAACCCAAGCTGTCGCCATTGTTCGCAACGATACCCCAGAACATAACCGCTTAGTAGCTTATGTTGTTCCTAAATCTCACATTGAAGCAGCAGAATTAAGGCAATTTTTAGCGGCGAAACTTCCTGCGTATATGCTACCGACAGCGTTTGTCATCCTGGAAACTTTACCGTTAACAGCTAATGGTAAAGTAGACCGTCATACTTTGCCCATACCTGATTTATCACCAGTCACCACCACCACAACCGCACCCCGCACACCCATAGAACAACAATTAATTAATATTTGGACTCAGGTGTTAGGGGTAGAATCACTTGGCATTCACGATAACTTCTTTAGCTTGGGTGGTGATTCAATTTTAGCCATTCAAGCCGTAGCCAAAGCAAATCAACAAGGCTTGGCTTTACGTCCCCGGCAGATGTTCCAATATCAAACAGTGGCAGAATTAGCAGCCATTGTAGACACTGACACCACATTATCTAGTGAGCAAACACCAGTTACAGGGCAAGTTCCTCTAACTCCCATTCAGCAATGGTTTTTTGATCAAAATCTAGTAGATGCACATCATTGGAATCAAGCCATTCTTTTAGAAGTACATCAATCTCTCAACCCTCATTACTTACGGCAAGCAATAGATCAACTATTAGCACACCATGACGGCTTGCGATCGCGCTTCCAACAAACCCCCGACGGTTGGCGACAGGAGATTTTGTCAATTGAGGAAATCAACCAAACCTCATACTTCTATCATGTTGATATCTCAAATAATGACGAAAAAACCCCTCTTTCCCTTACACCCCTACACCCCTACACCCCTACACCCTACTTTCAAGAAAGTTTCAACCTAGAAACACCGCCATTACTACGTGTCGCCTACTTTGACAATGGTGAAACCCAAAATCATCGCTTATTAATCATCTTCCACCACTTAATTATTGATGGCATCTCCTGGCGGCTATTTTTAGAAGATTTGCAACTAGCATACCAGCAACTTAGCCAAAGTCAGGAAATCCAACTCCCACCCAAAACCACATCCTATCAACAGTGGGCAAATAAACTACAAGAATATACCTGGAGTGCCGATTTACAACCAGCCTTCAATTATTGGACATCTCCCACTTGGCAAAAAATACCACCTCTCCCCGTAGATTATGCCCCAGGTTCTAACACAATGGCAGATGTAGACACCTATTCTACATTTCTCAGCGTCACAGATACCCAAGCTCTACTGCAAGAAGTTCCCCAAGCCTACCGCACCCAAATCAATGATGTTTTGTTAACAGCCTTAGCCTTAACCTTCCAAACTTGGACGGGTGAAAATCGCTTGTTAGTAGAACTAGAAGGACATGGTAGAGAAGATTTGTTTCCAAGTATTAATTTATCTAGGACAATGGGTTGGTTTACTAGCCTATTCCCGGTATTATTAAATATAAATCCTTCTGCCGATCTAGGGATTTCCCTCAAATCAGTCAAAGAGCAACTACGGCAAATTCCCGACCGTGGAATTAGCTATGGGTTGTTGCGCTATTTAGCATCCCCAACAGTTCGAGACACTCTTAAAGCAATACCCTTACCACAAGTCAGATTTAACTATTTAGGACAATCTGACCAAATCTTCTCGAAAAATTCGCTGTTTACCCCAGCGAGTGAATCTATCGGACACAGCCGTAGTCCTAGAGGGAAGCGTAACACTCTGATTGAAATTAACAGTATCGTCACAGGAGGAAAACTGCGATGTGATTGGACGTACAGCCAAAAACTGCATCACCGTCAAACCATCACCACCTTAGCAGACAACTATCAAAAAATACTACATTCATTAATTCAACATTGCCTCACCCCTGAAATTAGCGGCTTTACCCCCTCCGACTTCCCGCAAATGGATTTCACCCAAGATGAACTAGATAAATTGTTGGGAGAGTTATGA